A window from Bradysia coprophila strain Holo2 chromosome X unlocalized genomic scaffold, BU_Bcop_v1 contig_20, whole genome shotgun sequence encodes these proteins:
- the LOC119068878 gene encoding cathepsin L, with the protein MKVLIVLVGVIAAASAVSFFELVHEEWKSFKASHSKSYDDDTEEKFRMKIFMENKHHIAKHNQLFDQGKVTFKLALNKYADLLPHEFTALNGYNKTLKRSMVTGERVEEGVTFISPANIELPETVDWRKKGAVTPIKDQGHCGSCWSFSATGALEGQHFRKSGVLVSLSEQNLIDCSAVYGNNGCNGGLMDYAFKYIKDNGGIDTEKTYPYEAKDDTCRYDATNSGATDKGFVDIDQGSEQKMKEALATIGPVSVAIDASHQSFQFYSEGVYYEPECDSENLDHGVLVVGYGTDEASGSDYWIVKNSWGTSWGDKGYVKMARNKENHCGIATSASYPLV; encoded by the exons GCTTCTCATAGTAAGTCGTATGATGATGAtaccgaagaaaaatttcgcatgaaaattttcatggaaaacAAGCACCATATCGCAAAGCACAATCAGCTCTTTGACCAGGGAAAAGTTACATTCAAACTCGCACTGAATAAATATGCCGATCTTTTGCCGCATGAATTCACTGCCCTGAACGGCTACAACAAGACATTGAA ACGATCAATGGTCACTGGCGAACGTGTTGAGGAGGGTGTCACATTCATTAGTCCAGCTAATATTGAGCTTCCAGAAACCGTTGACTGGCGTAAGAAGGGGGCTGTAACTCCAATCAAGGATCAAGGTCATTGCGGTTCATGTTGGTCATTTTCCGCTACTGGAGCCTTAGAAGGACAACACTTCCGAAAGAGCGGTGTCCTTGTGTCATTATCCgaacaaaatttgattgattgttCCGCGGTCTACGGAAATAATGGCTGCAACGGAGGCTTAATGGACTACGCATTCAAGTACATCAAGGACAATGGAGGAATCGATACTGAGAAAACGTATCCTTACGAAGCAAAGGACGACACATGCCGTTATGATGCCACAAACTCCGGTGCCACCGATAAAGGTTTCGTTGATATCGACCAGGGCAGTGAGCAGAAAATGAAAGAAGCCCTAGCAACTATTGGACCAGTATCAGTTGCCATCGATGCCTCTCATCAATCGTTCCAATTTTATTCGGAAGGTGTGTACTACGAACCGGAATGCGATTCGGAGAATTTGGATCATGGTGTTTTGGTGGTTGGCTATGGTACCGATGAAGCAAGCGGCTCCGATTACTGGATTGTGAAAAATTCGTGGGGAACGTCTTGGGGCGACAAGGGATACGTCAAAATGGCTCGTAACAAGGAAAATCATTGTGGCATTGCAACATCTGCCAGTTATCCTTTGGTGTAA